Proteins co-encoded in one Sporosarcina sp. FSL K6-1522 genomic window:
- a CDS encoding ATP synthase subunit I — MQTLQEIYNIQKKALFFCLALFVLGWGFTDFKTVFAGLILGSLFGLYNFWILVRKMEKTEQKFVEGKHSLSLGTALRFASGVAAAAIATAMPEHFDLIGTVIGFAIPYILLLVERIIYHVRHQ, encoded by the coding sequence ATGCAAACCTTGCAAGAAATTTATAACATACAAAAGAAGGCTCTCTTTTTTTGTCTAGCATTGTTTGTCCTAGGATGGGGATTTACTGATTTTAAGACAGTTTTCGCAGGTTTAATACTCGGATCTCTGTTTGGATTGTATAATTTCTGGATTCTTGTCCGTAAAATGGAAAAGACAGAGCAGAAGTTTGTGGAGGGGAAACACAGTTTATCGCTTGGGACTGCGTTACGTTTCGCATCTGGTGTCGCTGCGGCTGCAATTGCGACCGCGATGCCAGAACATTTCGACCTGATCGGTACGGTTATCGGTTTTGCGATACCTTACATTCTCCTACTAGTGGAGAGGATCATATACCACGTAAGACATCAATAA